Below is a genomic region from Pyxidicoccus trucidator.
GGCGATGGCGGACTCGACGAACAGGTTCACCGTGCGCGCCGCCAGCAGGGCCACGAGCAGGATGAACAGCAGGTTCACCGTCCAGAAGTATTTTCGAAAGAAGAGTTCCATCACGCTTCCGGTAGTAAGCAGGGCCTTCGGTGAGCAAGTCAGGTGCCACCGTGCAGCCCGGCGGGCAATCCAGGCCCAACGGGCCAAGGGCGCGGAATTATTCCGGAATAGCAGGCGGGTCCGACTCGGGTGGCGGCCCCCGAAACCCCGCCGGACAAATTGTCAAAAGGCGGTGGGGGCCGGTGTGACGCCCTGTCAGTCGTCGGTCTCGCCGGCCGGGGTGGGTGCGGCCCCCGCGGGCGCCTCGCCCGTGGACTGCTCGCGCTCCAGCTTGCGGTAGATGGTGCGCGCGGCGATGCCCAGCAGGCGTGCCGCCAGCGTCTTGTCGCCCCGGGTGTGGCGCAGCGTCTCGTGGATCACCCGGCGCTCGATTTCCTCCATGGGCGTGCCGATGGGGATGACGAGCTGGCCGGCCGAGCCCAGGGGGCCCTTGCGGACGGACTCGGGCAAGTCGCTGGCCTCGAGCACCTCGCCCCGCGCCAGCACCACCGCGCGCTCCACGGCGTGCTCCAATTCGCGCACGTTGCCCGGCCAGGCGTAGTTCTCCAGCACGCCCAGGGCGTCCTGGGAGAAGCCGCGCAGCACCTTGGCATTCTTGGCGGCGAAGCGGCGCAGGAAGGCGTCCGCCAGCAGGGGGATGTCCTCGCGGCGCGAGGCCAGCGCGGGGACGCGAATCTCCACCACGTTGAGGCGGTAGTAGAGGTCCTCGCGGAAGCGGCCCTCGGCCACCTCCTTCTGGAGGTCCTTGTTGGTGGCGGCCACCAGCCGCACGTCCACCTTCACCGTCTGCGTGCCGCCCAGCCGCTCGATTTCCCCCTCGGCCAGCGCGCGCAGCAGCTTCACCTGGGCGGACAGCGGCATCTCACCGACTTCGTCGAGGAAGAGGGTGCCGCCATGGGCGCGCTCGAAGCGGCCCTCGCGGCGGGCCACCGCGCCGGTGAAGGCGCCGCGCTCCACGCCGAAGAGCTCCGCCTCCAGGATGTTCTCCGGCAGGGCGCCGCAGTTGACGGCGACGAAGGGCCCCTTGGCGCGGTTGGAGTACTCGTGCACCGAGCGCGCGGCCAGCTCCTTGCCGGTGCCGGACTCGCCCAGCAGCAGCACCGTGGCGGTGGAGGGCGCCGCCTGGCGGATGGTGTCCAGCATGGCGCGGAAGGCGGGGGACTGGCCCACCATGCCGCGCCCGCCGGCCGCGTTCATCTCCGCCAGCTTCGCCTTGAGGGACTGGTTCTCCGCCACCAGCGCCCGCTTCTCCAGCGCCTTCTGAATCGCCTTCACCAGCGCGTGGCGCTTGAGGGGCTTGGTGATGAAGTCGTAGGCGCCGTCCTTCATCGCGGCCACGGCCGTCTCCACCGTGCCGTAGGCCGTCATCAGCACGACCTCCACGTCCGGGCGGATGGCGCGCGCGGCGCGCAGCAGCTCCTGCCCGTCCATGTTGGGCATCATCAAATCCGTCACCATGGCGGCCACCTCCGGGCGGCGCAGCAGCTCCAGCGCCTCCGTGCCATTGGCGGCGGCCAGGGTGGCCATGCCTTCACGCTGGAAGATGCGGGTGACGGACTCGAGGTTGGCGCGGTCGTCGTCGACGACCAGGACCGTGGGGGATGTCATGGCGTGCGAAAGCTCCTGGGCGGCCTCGCACCTGCAAGCCGCGTTCCCTGCTAAGCGTGCTCCTCGTCCGGCTCCACCGGGCCTCCGCCCATCCGGCCGATGTCCTCGCGCTTCACCTTCTCCACGTTGAACTTGCGGGCGCTGGCCAGCAGCCGGTCCAGGGTGGCATCGAAGTCCGGCTTGCCGCCGTCCTTGCGGAAGCGGAGGAAGTTGATGCGGGCGACGACGAAGTTCTTGAGGTAGGGGCTCTGGAGGCCACGCTCCTTGAGGCTGTCGACGACGCCCACCACGACGTCGTCCAGCTCCAGCAGCCGGTCCGCGCGGGCCTCGCGCAGGGCGAGGGCCTCCTTCAGGGGCAGCTCCTGGAAGTCCTCCAGCACCTTGACGAAGGGGTGGTAGGCGCCCGCGGAGTAGCGGGGCCGCTTCTCGTACGCGGCGCCGAGGGTGACGAAGGAGGGCTCCTCGAAGAGGTGGGCGAAGGCCTTCTCCGGGCCCTTGCGGTCCGCGCCCACGAGGCCGCGGTACATGCGGATGACCTCCAGCGAGCGCTCCTTCAGGTTGTGGGCCTTCTCCGTGTTGAGGGCGAGGATTTGATAGGCCACGTCCTCGTCCGGCAGCACCAGGGCCATGATGGACTTGGCCCCCAGCAGCTTGCTGGCGTGGAGCCGGTGGTTGCCGTTGGGCGTCCAGTACAGGCCGTCCTTGCGCACGGCGATGACGGGGTCCAGGAAGCGGTCCAACCGCTCCATGGCGTTGGCCAGCCGCTTCACGTGGGGCTCGGACAGGTCCCGCTGGTACGGGGTGGGCTGCACCTTGTCGATGGGGAGCACGGCGAAGATGACGGGGTGGCCGCCCAGCGGCTCGCGGTAGACGCCGAGAACCTCACCGCCGTCGGTGTGCACCGCATCCAGCAACTCGATGGGGTACTCCACGGAGTCGCTGGCCACCTCCGCCGGGGACAGGCCCTTCGACTTCGGTTCCGCCTTCTTGCGGCGCGGCTTGCGGGCCGTCGTCGGCTTCTTCGCGGTGGCGGACTTCCGTGCGGACTTCGCTGCTGCCATGGCCGAGCCTCCTTGCGCTGCCTCGGGTTGTACGCGGGGCCACTGACATGTGGCAGGGGCCCCGCGTAGGTCCACGCTAGGGTGACGCGGAGGGTAGGGCTACTCTCCCGAGACGGTGAGCTGCCGGAAGCGGACAGTGGGCGCGCCCACCGAGCCTCCGCGGAACTGCAAATCGTTTCCGATGCCATCCAGGTCCTGGAGCATCTGGAGGAGGTTGCCCGCCACCGTCACCTCCTGCACGGGGTACGTCAGCTCGCCCTTCTCAATCCACAGGCCGTTGGCGCCGGCGGACAGCTCGCCCGTCACCGGGTCCGTGCCGTGGCCGAGCAGGGCCGTCACGTACAGGCCGCTGTCCACCTCGCGCAGCAGCTCCTGGGGCGACTTCGTGCCCGCCTCCAGGTAGAGGTTGGTGGTGCCGATGGCGGGCAGGCCGTTGTAGCTGCGGGACGCGTTGCCGGTGGTGCGCGCCTTCGCCTTGCGCGCGGTGAAGGCGTCGTAGAGGAAGCCCGTCAGCACGCCCTTGTCGAGGATGGGAGTGCGCCGCGTGGGCACGCCCTCGCCGTCGAAGGGCGCGGTGGCCAGGCCGCGCGGCAGGAGGCCGTCATCGACCAGCGTGACGTGCGGGCCCGCCAGCCGCTTGCCCTTGAGGGGCGCCAGCACGCTGGCCTGCTGGTACACGGCGTTGCCGTTGGCCGCGGCGGCCAGGTCCGAGACGAAGTTGGAGGCCACCAGCGGGTCCAACACCACCGGCACCTGCTGCGTCTTCACCCGCTTCGCGCCCAGCATGCGCACCGCGCGGCGCGCCGCCTCGCGGCCCACGGACTCGGGCGAGTCCAGGTCGTCCAGGAAGCGCTTGTAGTCCACCCAGTAGCCCGTCTGCAGGCCCGCGCCATCCGAGGCCACCGGCATGGAGTAGAGGAACACGTACGTGCCGGAGTAGGCGCCGGACAGCCCTTCCGTGGAGGCCACGTACACCTCGGAGACGAAGTCCCCGGCGCCCACCGCGTTGAAGGCGACGACGCGCGAGTCCTCGGCGCGGCCCGCCTTCTCCACCTCGAGCGCGGCCTTGATCTTCCAGTCGCCGGGCAGCTCCGCCACCTTCGTGTCGAAGAGGAGGCCCGTCTCCCCGAAGCGGCCCAGGTCCCTGCCGGCGGGCAGGCCGTTGAGCTTGTTGGGCGCGGCGGCCCCGGCCAGCTTCACCGCCTGGTCGATGATGTGGTCCAGGGCGGCGGGCTCGAAGTCGGACGTATAGGCGAAGCCCATGCGCCCCTTCACGAGGACACGCACGCCCACGCCCTTGCTGGTGGACTGGGTGAGGTCCTCAATCTGTCCCTCGTGCACGCGCACGCTGCTCTGGCGGCCCACCTCCAGGAAGGCCTCGGCCTGCTGGGCGCCCTTCTTCTTCGCGCGCTGGACAATCTTCTTCGCGAGCTGCTGGTAGTCCATGGTTGGCGCTCCCTCTCTCAGGCGACCTTGGTTCCGCCGACGGTGACGTTGTCGATGCGCAGCGTGGGCAGGCCCACGCCCACCGGCAGCATCTGCCCATCCTTCATGCA
It encodes:
- a CDS encoding sigma-54-dependent transcriptional regulator — translated: MTSPTVLVVDDDRANLESVTRIFQREGMATLAAANGTEALELLRRPEVAAMVTDLMMPNMDGQELLRAARAIRPDVEVVLMTAYGTVETAVAAMKDGAYDFITKPLKRHALVKAIQKALEKRALVAENQSLKAKLAEMNAAGGRGMVGQSPAFRAMLDTIRQAAPSTATVLLLGESGTGKELAARSVHEYSNRAKGPFVAVNCGALPENILEAELFGVERGAFTGAVARREGRFERAHGGTLFLDEVGEMPLSAQVKLLRALAEGEIERLGGTQTVKVDVRLVAATNKDLQKEVAEGRFREDLYYRLNVVEIRVPALASRREDIPLLADAFLRRFAAKNAKVLRGFSQDALGVLENYAWPGNVRELEHAVERAVVLARGEVLEASDLPESVRKGPLGSAGQLVIPIGTPMEEIERRVIHETLRHTRGDKTLAARLLGIAARTIYRKLEREQSTGEAPAGAAPTPAGETDD
- a CDS encoding ParB/RepB/Spo0J family partition protein, with the protein product MAAAKSARKSATAKKPTTARKPRRKKAEPKSKGLSPAEVASDSVEYPIELLDAVHTDGGEVLGVYREPLGGHPVIFAVLPIDKVQPTPYQRDLSEPHVKRLANAMERLDRFLDPVIAVRKDGLYWTPNGNHRLHASKLLGAKSIMALVLPDEDVAYQILALNTEKAHNLKERSLEVIRMYRGLVGADRKGPEKAFAHLFEEPSFVTLGAAYEKRPRYSAGAYHPFVKVLEDFQELPLKEALALREARADRLLELDDVVVGVVDSLKERGLQSPYLKNFVVARINFLRFRKDGGKPDFDATLDRLLASARKFNVEKVKREDIGRMGGGPVEPDEEHA
- a CDS encoding TldD/PmbA family protein, giving the protein MDYQQLAKKIVQRAKKKGAQQAEAFLEVGRQSSVRVHEGQIEDLTQSTSKGVGVRVLVKGRMGFAYTSDFEPAALDHIIDQAVKLAGAAAPNKLNGLPAGRDLGRFGETGLLFDTKVAELPGDWKIKAALEVEKAGRAEDSRVVAFNAVGAGDFVSEVYVASTEGLSGAYSGTYVFLYSMPVASDGAGLQTGYWVDYKRFLDDLDSPESVGREAARRAVRMLGAKRVKTQQVPVVLDPLVASNFVSDLAAAANGNAVYQQASVLAPLKGKRLAGPHVTLVDDGLLPRGLATAPFDGEGVPTRRTPILDKGVLTGFLYDAFTARKAKARTTGNASRSYNGLPAIGTTNLYLEAGTKSPQELLREVDSGLYVTALLGHGTDPVTGELSAGANGLWIEKGELTYPVQEVTVAGNLLQMLQDLDGIGNDLQFRGGSVGAPTVRFRQLTVSGE